The following are encoded in a window of Penicillium oxalicum strain HP7-1 chromosome II, whole genome shotgun sequence genomic DNA:
- a CDS encoding ATPase: MADVRSFTARPLSKHARSDLKDAFRIYLSSSSLAALRLRADDLCTLSSADGAPKTAIAWTATENIQSTVMQTSRTLQECYGIKVGEKYAITKVDGTLDDIETIVLMDCSDTEKIERFGPISDKDRPHWEWTLEFPLLRGEVLAIGLVFDLELKGQRRTFKVVNIHAPGASPNRTIFRFTKKSKVSLGTEINVSDNSRSHIAVQSVGLGGLSRQIEDINESLSDFNVNSRSLVMPPFYEHNRGILLYGPKGTGKTALLQQIENAGWKQVFKIGTSSLGRSTNESEVKLRNIFHEAARAKPSVILIDQLEFIAPKRTSFDSNSLVSVLCENLDAIQSASVLVVAATRHPNNVDDALRTPHRLGTEIELQVPTAQDRAEILRAIRGPAFAGLNEALIDFIAEKTHGYVGADLYALLQLICRKARQRQLLTFGFEGLSMKDTTPDMDTPLIDANESSDSNHGEIRIDLEILEEDVLASLQEIRPTAMREVFLETPKVRWSDIGGQHDIKKRLQQAVERPLKHPERMRRLNVKSKKGILLYGPPGCSKTLTVKALATEAGLNFLAVKGAEILSMYVGESERSLREIFRKARAARPSIIFFDEIDAIAARRSSNSQGGVNVLTTLLNEMDGIEELRNVLVIAATNKPDVLDPALMRPGRLDNILYIGPPDIEARREILRIWASKSVLSPEVDLDELAVVTEGYSGAEMVSICETAGDAALDEEEETGQEQDVKLKHFEYALTQVRRQITDSVIREYEEWRDAQK, from the exons ATGGCCGACGTCCGCAGCTTCACTGCTCGACCACTGTCGAAGCATGCCCGAAGCGACCTCAAGGATGCCTTTCGCATCTAcctctcctcatcctctctcGCTGCGCTCAGACTCCGCGCTGATGATCTTTGTACGCTATCGTCGGCAGATGGGGCGCCAAAGACCGCAATCGCTTGGACTGCGACGGAGAACATACAAAGCACCGTGATGCAGACGTCCAGAACTCTCCAGGAATGTTACGGGATCAAAGTCGGCGAGAAATATGCCATCACCAAAGTTGATGGCACTTTGGATGATATTGAAACAATCGTGCTGATGGACTGCTCTGACACCGAAAAAATTGAGAGGTTCGGGCCCATCTCTGATAAAGACAGACCTCACTGGGAATGGACCTTAGAGTTTCCGCTTCTCCGCGGTGAGGTCCTGGCCATTGGGCTAGTGTTTGATTTGGAACTCAAGGGGCAGCGCAGAACATTCAAAGTGGTCAATATTCATGCCCCCGGAGCGAGTCCGAACCGTACCATTTTCAGATTTACCAAAAAGTCTAAAGTCTCGCTTGGAACGGAGATCAACGTGAGCGACAACTCGCGTTCGCATATTGCGGTTCAATCCGTGGGATTGGGGGGCCTCTCGCGTCAAATTGAAGACATCAACGAGAGCTTGTCGGACTTCAATGTCAACTCACGCAGCCTTGTTATGCCACCATTCTACGAACATAACCGAGGCATTCTCCTCTACGGACCAAAGGGAACCGGCAAAACGGCACTCCTTCAGCAGATTGAGAATGCTGGCTGGAAGCAAGTTTTCAAGATTGGGACGTCTTCCCTTGGTCGCAGCACTAATGAAAGTGAGGTGAAGCTTCGCAACATTTTCCACGAGGCTGCCCGTGCCAAACCAAGCGTCATCTTGATCGATCAGTTGGAGTTCATTGCGCCCAAAAGGACTTCTTTTGACTCAAATTCTCTCGTATCAGTATTGTGCGAGAACCTTGACGCCATTCAGAGCGCATCCGTACTTGTGGTGGCTGCGACTCGACACCCAAATAACGTTGACGACGCTCTTCGAACTCCACACCGGCTGGGCACGGAGATCGAACTACAAGTTCCTACCGCGCAGGATCGAGCGGAGATCCTACGCGCGATTCGGGGACCAGCCTTTGCAGGGCTCAACGAGGCACTGATTGACTTTATCGCCGAAAAAACCCACGGTTATGTCGGTGCGGATCTCTATGCTCTCCTTCAGCTGATCTGCCGGAAAGCCCGTCAACGACAACTATTGACGTTTGGATTTGAGGGCTTGTCAATGAAGGACACAACGCCGGATATGGACACTCCTCTTATCGATGCGAATGAAAGTAGCGATTCAAATCACGGAGAAATTCGAATTGACCTTGAAATCCTGGAAGAGGATGTTCTGGCATCTCTACAGGAGATTCGTCCCACAGCGATGCGAGAGGTCTTCTTGGAGACACCAAAAGTGCGATGGTCAGATATCGGAGGCCAACATGATATCAAGAAGCGCCTGCAACAGGCGGTTGAAAGGCCCCTCAAG CATCCGGAGCGCATGCGTCGACTGAATGTCAAGAGCAAAAAGGGAATCCTTCTCTATGGACCCCCTGGGTGCTCCAAGACTCTTACTGTCAAGGCGCTGGCTACAGAAGCCGGGCTGAACTTCCTGGCTGTCAAAGGAGCAGAGATATTGAGCATGTATGTTGGTGAATCTGAGCGATCGTTGCGAGAAATATTCCGCAAGGCCCGCGCGGCACGGCCTAGCATCATTTTCTTCGATGAGATCGACGCCATTGCGGCTCGCCGTAGCAGCAATTCACAAGGTGGCGTCAACGTCCTCACCACCCTTCTCAACGAGATGGACGGTATTGAAGAGCTACGCAATGTCTTGGTCATCGCTGCAACCAACAAGCCTGATGTTCTTGACCCCGCCCTTATGCGACCAGGTCGCCTGGATAACATTCTCTACATCGGCCCGCCAGACATCGAAGCCCGACGAGAGATTCTCCGTATTTGGGCGAGCAAGTCAGTCCTCAGCCCGGAAGTTGACCTCGATGAGCTGGCGGTCGTCACTGAGGGCTATTCCGGAGCGGAGATGGTCAGCATCTGCGAGACTGCTGGCGACGCGGCcttggatgaagaagaggagacggGCCAGGAGCAAGATGTCAAGTTGAAGCACTTCGAGTATGCGTTGACTCAAGTGCGTCGTCAAATCACGGATTCGGTCATTCGGGAGTACGAGGAATGGCGGGATGCGCAGAAATAA